The Lactuca sativa cultivar Salinas chromosome 2, Lsat_Salinas_v11, whole genome shotgun sequence genome includes the window AAACATTTGGTGAACACTACAGGTTAGTACATTGCTTGTATTTGGAAACATGTGTTGGCCTATTACAACTTCTAATAAGTGCATTTAATGTATTTATAGGTCATGGTCTGTCATACCAAGTGGTGGAGGGATATTTGAGGCAAGGTCAACCTATGAGTCATACTGTGTAGATTTGCAGTCTTGGTACTGCTCATGTAGACTATGGGAATTATCAGGGATTCCTTGTGTTCATGCAATAGCTGCAATGTTTTACAATCAGCAAAATCCAGAGGATTTCATCAGTCCTTGGTTTTCAAGTGAAAGATTCAAGGATAGTTATGCTACTTTTTTACAACCTATGAATGGTAGCAACCTATGACCAACAACTCCTTATGAAAAACCTTTGCCACCTATGTCTAGGCAGATGCCTGGGAGGCCTACTGTGAACAGGAAGAAGCATGCCAGTGAGAAAGGAGACGGCGGATCTAGGAAAAGAACTGTTAAGTGTAACAATTGTCAAGAGTTTAGACATAATAAAAAGTCATGTAAGAATCCTACAAAGGAGCCTGAGCCCAAACCAAAAAAGAAGATAGGAAGGCCAAGTGTGAAGATTGAAGGTACTTTAAAAAgaccaagaaaaaaaaaactaaagttctATGTGCATATTCACAAGCAGTTGTTGATTTGAGGGAGTCTGGATACATTTCCCAAGAAACTGAGGAGCTAATGGGTACAAGGGATGATGTTACCCAAGAAACTGTGCAACTACCAACAATGGATGATGTCACACTTGAAGCACAAGGCATTGCAGAAACACAAATGGATGATGTAACTTTTGTACCTGAAACTATTGCACCTGGTTCGACCCCGGCAGAACCAATGACATTGGACTAATAGAGTAGAGGTGATTGTATTTTTGTAGAGGGGGTGGGGGTATTTTTGTATAGTACCATTAATATGGCCATTTTGGTCTTTTTGTTGCAACTTATTATTTGGCATTTTTGTAAGTGTTAATGATGGCCAAGTTCACACCCACATGTTATTTAGAAACTGATCCACTTTGGATTAACATTCCCCTTTGTAAACTGTTTATGAAATGTTGTGTACTTTGTTTATTTTCTATATTCCTTTTTGTctttttcttattaggacattctACTTTCAAATATCTATCAAATTATATCATATTAGTTTATAATAAAGGCCATATAACAGCCCCatattaacaattttttttaacttaacaACCCTTATAttaacagtttttttttttttttttaataaagttaCCCTTTTAGGAAAAACCAAATTTAATAATGAATGTATGCCTTAAAAGGGTAAAATTGGAAActgaaaataatatatatatatatatatatatatatatatatatatatatatatatatatatatatatatatatatataaggttaggttattttgtttttagtatttattgtgtgtatgtatgactgattctggaccaatcattttagttattttaagaaagtaattaatgcatattacatcttgaagatataataggtattaattacatcttcaacatttaatatgcattaattactttcttaaaataactaaaatgattggtccagaatcaatcatacagacacacaataaatagtgaaaacatttgaacctaactctctctctctctctctctctctctctctctatatatatatatatatatatatatatatatatatatatatatatatatatatatatatatatatatatatatatataagtacttGTATTATCCTACGAAACCTAACCAACTATTTTCACGACccgatattaaaaaaaaatgaaaaaaggtTTTTACAACATTTGGGTCGGATAAAACCCACATGCCTTTCACGACCCGATATATTGTAATCCAATCGACGGTAACTTAAGGTCTTAAACCCTAACCCTGGTCACTGACGAACCATCACCGGAGTAACCTCTCCTCCAGCATCGACACCATTGCAATCAACCATGCCGAATGCCGACGGAGGTCCACCGGAGGTAACCCTGGAAACATCAATGGGTTCTTTCACCGTCGAGGTAAAATATTCGACTACTCTCGAGCTTTTCTCACTGTTACAAAAGAACTTTGAACAAACTAATTGATGTCAAATTGATCAGATGTACGATAAGCACTCCCCCAAAACCTGCAAAAACTTCATTGAACTATCTCGAAGGGGTTACTACAACAACGTTAAATTCCACAGAATCATCAAGGTCTGTAACTCCAAAAATCCCCAACTTTCAACACTTTTGTGTTTTCGTTTGTCGAGTAATGATAATAATCCATGGAAGTAAGTGCTAATTCTGGATAATTGTTTATATTTTTGTAACAGGATTTCATAATTCAAGGAGGTGATCCCACCGGCACAGGAAGGGGTGGAGAATCCATTTATGGGTACGTTTTCTCATCTCCAATTAAGCTTTCCTTTTACGATTTTTATGCTTCAATCTTACGAACTTGTTAGATTCGAGATTGTTGAAGTTAATCCATACTTCTGGAATCCGTAATCCCAATCAAATCTGTCGTTTGAAGTCTGAACACAAAAAAGTAGATATCAAAACTCGAATTCAAATTGAATTTCAACAATCTACTGGCAAGTTGCGCTTATGTTTGAgaaatttgacttttttttttgacATGAGTTTGTTTCCATTGTTGAAGCTCAAAGTTTGAAGATGAGATCACTCCAAAGCTGAAGCATACTGGAGCTGGTATCATATCCATGGCTAATGCTGGTCCAAATACAAATGGGAGTCAGTTCTTCATCACCTTAGCACCAGCTCAATCACTTGATGGTAATTATATTTTTTCAAAAAGGGACTATTTTGATCAATTTGCTCCATTTTAATATTTATACTTATCATAATTTCAGGAAAACACACGATATTTGGAAGAGTATGTAGAGGAATGGAGATTGTGAAGAGACTTGGTAGTGTTCTGACTGATAATACTGATAGGTATATTGCTTTCTTATtctatttatttggaaaatgtatgattgattttgataaattcttgtcttgttattattattattatttttttaatgttttgttttgttttaggcCTGTTCATGATGTGAAAATACTACGAACAAGTGTTAAAGATTGATGGTTTTTGGCACCATAGATTTCTCAAAGCAAGGTGTTGCTACTATCCATAATCCCATGAATGTAATCGAATTATATAGGGCTTCATATGTATGCAATTTAACAAGAAAACATTAGTATCTTGTAATTTGAGATTGTAACAAAATTATGATTTACTCCTCCATGTTCTAATTTGGTCAAGTTATTGACTTCTTGTGATTTGCATATAAAGATAGTGTTTTTTCATATGGTCAAAAAAGGTTGCCAAATGGTTAGGTTAAACCACAATCACAACAAACCTTCATATCTTCTTCTTTGTTACTTTACTGATTTTttttactctaataaataaaaccaTTTTTGTCGCTGGTCATTCTCTCATGCATCATgttacatgtcattttgtggtaattttagattaaattatatccatatatgtcatttatttattttttctatttattaaatttcatataatatttaaatgaaaaaatataatattaaatgcATATCaaaattttgtggttttttttttttttttttttttttttttttttttttttccattttactgtattaaattaattataatatttactctaataaatgaagtttTTTGTTGTCATTTGTCACATTtccattcaatttgtcaaatctCATTTTGTGgttgttttgaattagttttttgtccacatgtcattttatgaccttttctattttattaaatttcacataatattttaatgtaatagtTGCAATAAATatactaataaatgaatatcaatttcattaataaacttattttttaatttcaaaattcctaaaattaaagcttattagtttcttttatttatttaaattatttttttaatttaaaagataaaaacattttcattatagtaattcattattttttttattttcttataaattcaaagttttcaaatattttgatatttatacaTGTCATTACACATGTCATCCTTCTTCAGTTCCATTTAATTTTAATTGATATCCCTATAATACCCTTAATGAGGtaattgaaaattaaaaaaaaaaaaaaaaaaaacacaaaatcacgtaaacaaaaagaagtaaAATCAAGTAACCAGTTTCTTCCATACGGCTCCAACCCTATTCTCATTTGATTATTCTCATTTGATTGTTCTCGTTATTCTATGTTGCACACATCGACATCGACATTGACAGCCATAGccatcatagacaacaagtaAGGCAACATGTAATTTTTTCTTACATTCTCACTGCCCCGTTGGTATGATTATCTTCTTTATTGTTAATACAATTTTTGTTTTATTGTTGAAACAGTCTCTGGTTTGATTAGTTGGTTTGTTGTTAATAAAATCTTTGTTTTATTGTTGATATAGTCATTGATCAGTATGGAGGACGCAAATTTAGGTGAAGGGGATACAATTCTCAATCCTCAAGATCAAAACATTCCTAAAGTTGGAATGATGTTTGATTCAGAAAACGAACTTGAAGATTACTTTAAAAAATACACATACCAGATTGGATTTGGTGTACGAAAAGTTAGTACAAGAACAAAAAAATGTATTGCCACAACATACTACTCACTTGGATGTTCCAGAGGAGGTGTATATGAGCCTAAGACAAACAAACCATATCTAAAGTCTTCTAAAACAAATTGTCAAACAAATATTTGTGTAATTGCATATGGTGATGGAAGATGTACTATCTCTCGTGTTTTTCTTGAACATAACCATGCTTTAAGTCCCAAAAAATCTAGTTTTCATCGATCACATAAGAAAATGGATTCATATGCCAAGAGAAGACTTGAGTTGAATAATTATGCTGGAATTCCATTAAACAAAAGTTTTCATTCGTTAGTTGTTGAAGAGAAAGGGTATGGCAATTTGTCTTTTGGCGAGACAGATTGTAGATCTTACATTGCAAAAATAAGACAACTAAGACTTGGGCAAGGGGATGTTGAGGCAATTCGTAATTATTTTGCCCGTATATAAAAAAGAAGTTCAAATTTTTTTCTACGTGATTGACATGGATGATGAAGGTCGTATGCAAAATGTATTTTGGGCAGATGCAAGGTCTAGGGTAGCTTACGAGTCATTCGGAGATGTTATTTCATTTGACAACACATATTTGACGAACAAATATAATATGCCGTTTGCACCTTTTGTTGGAGTAAATCACCATGGACAATCTATCTTATTTGGATGTGGTTTGCTTTCTCGAGAGGATACAGAAACATATGTATAGTTATTCAAGTCATGGTTAGAATGCATGAATGGAGGGGCACCAAAAGCAATAATTACAGATCAATGCAAGGAGCTGTGGTACAGGTATTCCCCGAATCTCATCATCGTCTTTGTCTTTGGCATATTATGAAAAAGATTTCTAAAAAATTAAGTAGATTGGATCAATATAAAGTAATAAAGAAGACTCTAAAAACCCTTGTGTATGAGTCTACGAACACTCAAGAGTTTGAAGATGGGTGGTGCAAGCTGGTTGACAAATATGGACTTGAAAAAAATGAGTGGTTATGTTCTTTATTAAACGATCGAAGTCATTGGGTGCTGATGTATGTAAAAGTAAACTTTTGGGCAGGGATGTCTACTACACAACAAAGTGAAAGCATAAATGCTTTTTTTGATGCGTATGTTAATTCTAAAACATCATTACGACAATTTGTTGAGCAATATGACAATGCGCTAAAAAGCAAGATTAAGAAAGAAAATAAGGCTGATTTTGAGTCTCTTAATTCTTCATATAAGTTAGTAACTGGGTTTTATTTTGAGAGACAGTTTCAGGAGGCGTACAGAAATGCAATTTTTAAGTTGTTTCAAGATGAGTTACGGGGTATGTTGTTTTGCAATTCTTTATTGCTCAAAGTGGATGGTGCACAATATGTATTTCATGTCACAAATGTTATCGAAGGGAAACATTGAGATTTTAAAAAAAGAGTTGTTTATATTGTTAGGTATGATGCAATCGCATTTGATATACAATGTTCTTGTTATTTGTTTGAGTTTCGCGGAATTATTTATCGGTATGGTGAAGATATTGATTGAGAAGGATGTTAAAGAAATTCATCCACGATATATTTTGTCTCGGTGGAGGAAGGATGTGAAGCATGGACACTACTCGGTGATAAATTGTTATGAAGATTTGATGAGTGGTGAAAATGCTAAACAGTTTGACCACTTGTGTTCCAATTTTTATGAGGTTGCGCATATTGCTAATTCTCACGAAAAGTATGAATACTTGCTAAGTTGTATAAATATGGCTAAAGAAAAGTTAAATGATGATTCATTTTGGGGTTGTAGTAGTAACGTAAAATTGATAGTTGAAGATGTTCGTGTTCCAGACTCGACTAAAAAAATTGTTACCACCTTTGCAAGTACGTAGTAAAGGCCGTCCACCATCCAAGAGAAAAGAATCTAGAGTTGAACGGGTTATGAAGAAGAATAGAAAGAAAAATGTAATATTTTATCTATTTAGATTTTTTTGTTTAATGTAGTTTTTAATAACTGCGTTTATTTATGTACTTGAGAAAACGGATAACATACAACAAGATCCAATGGGTCCAAGTCGTGAGCATGGGGCAATTTCCTATAATGATGAGCCGAACTACCATTTTGATCTTAATGTACCGGTTTGAACAAGAAAGACCGATGAATATGTGGAAAAGACTGATTTTCAGTTTTAGTTATTTttagattaattattttgaaagaaCCGATTGGCATTGTGAAAGTATTAAGAATTGGATTTCTTGGTTTCAAAATAAAGGGCACATTGGTCATTTTTGgaatatttatgattttatttctTTGAGGTTCAAAAGATGTCGCAATGTGTATTTTTCTTAAGTTTCCTATGATGTATACCAATAGAGTTTTACATGATACATACAAATGGAACCaaaaatagcaatgcactttaaAAATTAAATCAAGAATAACAACGCACTTTCAAAATAAAAAGTGggacaaattacaaaaaaaaGAGTTACAAATAGAGGGGCATTTATGTCCCAATATTTAACAAAATGGAACCTTTGGCCATTTTTGTCCCCATTTACAAAATACAATACACGGGCATTTGTGTCCAAATGAGAAATGAAACTAATGGACATTTTAATATTATCATCTAGAAGAAAGAATAGATACATTGAACTTCGTTTGACACAAAAACACTTTCTAGATCAAGTATATGACCTTGTTAACCATGGTGACAACAACTTCCAAGATATCCCCTTTGAAAGGTCAAAACACAACACATTGATACTTAACAGGAAAAGTAACAAAACCAATGTTATCTCTAAGAAAGAATAGATACATAGTTTAATACAATAATTGATATTAAACCCAAATGGTGTGTTGTTTCTACCTAATGACATGTCCATTTTCTCCTCTGCCAATGTTATTATAGCGGTTATAAGTGGTTTTGTAGCCATCTGCACAAGTTCCTCCAAACATTTAAGCTTGATAAAGTGAGACAAAAAAATTATGTGATATACACATCCcatgaatattttataaatagttaaaagtaataaattgtagtgataaatgcaaaaattaaattgtaatttcaatttaactaaaatatttcataaaaatatttttataatcgttaaaagttttcaaataagtaccttaaaataacataaaataataatgttaaaagtaactctatataaatgattatattgttacctttaaaatcaaaaaacaatgtttgatgttttaaataattataatgatagaacttaaaacattaagcaaataaattttaaaaaattaatgaataataacaacaactataaataacattaaactatatattatatttaattttattcatatgtaacttgcggatagaagtcattcaaacaattgagattatgcagttataatagatgtatatattatcatataattcaaaataatcaatattatatcaatttagtatatgaattatcatatcaaatttaacaacaatgttattgttatatttaaataaaacatatatttgtaaagacttcaattaTATAAGTGTTTATGCGCAACGTGCGAGCATTCGCCTAGTAATATACATAAAACCGTTTctgccacttgtcattctctcaTGCGTCATGCCAAATCTCATTTTGtggtaattttaaattaaattatatctatatatgtcattatatgtcattttatgttttttttcaatatattatatcaatttagtatatgaattattatattaaatttaacaacaacattattgttatatttaaagaaaacatatatttgtaaaaacttcAACTATATAAGTGTTTCAGCGCAACGCGCAGACATTCGCCTAGTAATATACATAAAACTGTTTCTACCACCTGTCATTCTCTCATGCGTCATGTCAAATCTCATTTTGtggtaattttaaattaaattatatctatatatgtcattttatgtttttttttttttcattttattaaatttcacatacgaTTTCTATTTTTTCtcataattattttaaccacttaaatgCATTATTGCAAAAGGCGCGATGTTACGtctagtaatatatatatatatatatatatatatatatatatatatatatatatatatatatatatataatataatatataatataatataatataattgtttCTGTCACTTGTGATTCTCTCATGCTTCATGCCACGTCATTTTGTGgtaattttatattaaattatatctatatatgtcattttgtgctttgttttttcattttattaaattaaatataattgttaaatataataaatataataataaatgcatatctaAATTTTGTGGGTTTTTTTCCATGTTATtaaattctaaataatatttaaaggtaataaatataatattaataaaaccGTTTCTACCGGTTGTCATTTTCTCATGCATGATACCACGTCTCATTTTATGGtaattttaaattatattatatcTATATGTCATTTTGTgctttttttccattttattaaatttaatataatatttaaatgtaataataaatgcatattaaaattttgtgttttttttcattttattaaattctatataatatttaaaggtaataaatttaatataaataaaaacctTTTCTGTCACTTGTTATTATTTCATTCATAataccacatgtcattttatggtaatTTTAGATTAAGTTATATCCATATATGTCATTTTGTgcttttttccattttattaaatttcatataatctttaaatgtattaaatgtaataataaatgcataacaaaattttgtggttttttttttcattttattatattCGATATAATATTTAAaggtaataaatataataatcaaTGCATATCAAATTCATTAATGTAACTTTccttataatttataaatttctAAATTTAATctaattattttaattgtttattta containing:
- the LOC111884703 gene encoding peptidyl-prolyl cis-trans isomerase CYP18-2 — protein: MPNADGGPPEVTLETSMGSFTVEMYDKHSPKTCKNFIELSRRGYYNNVKFHRIIKDFIIQGGDPTGTGRGGESIYGSKFEDEITPKLKHTGAGIISMANAGPNTNGSQFFITLAPAQSLDGKHTIFGRVCRGMEIVKRLGSVLTDNTDRPVHDVKILRTSVKD
- the LOC111884691 gene encoding protein FAR1-RELATED SEQUENCE 5-like, with amino-acid sequence MEDANLGEGDTILNPQDQNIPKVGMMFDSENELEDYFKKYTYQIGFGVRKVSTRTKKCIATTYYSLGCSRGGVYEPKTNKPYLKSSKTNCQTNICVIAYGDGRCTISRVFLEHNHALSPKKSSFHRSHKKMDSYAKRRLELNNYAGIPLNKSFHSLVVEEKGYGNLSFGETDCRSYIAKIRQLRLGQGDVEAIRNYFARRMQNVFWADARSRVAYESFGDVISFDNTYLTNKYNMPFAPFVGVNHHGQSILFGCGLLSREDTETYV
- the LOC111884690 gene encoding protein FAR1-RELATED SEQUENCE 6-like — translated: MVRMHEWRGTKSNNYRSMQGAVVQVFPESHHRLCLWHIMKKISKKLSRLDQYKVIKKTLKTLVYESTNTQEFEDGWCKLVDKYGLEKNEWLCSLLNDRSHWVLMYVKVNFWAGMSTTQQSESINAFFDAYVNSKTSLRQFVEQYDNALKSKIKKENKADFESLNSSYKLVTGFYFERQFQEAYRNAIFKLFQDELRGMMQSHLIYNVLVICLSFAELFIGMVKILIEKDVKEIHPRYILSRWRKDVKHGHYSVINCYEDLMSGENAKQFDHLCSNFYEVAHIANSHEKYEYLLSCINMAKEKLNDDSFWGCSSNVKLIVEDFLITAFIYVLEKTDNIQQDPMGPSREHGAISYNDEPNYHFDLNVPV